One genomic region from Sander lucioperca isolate FBNREF2018 chromosome 3, SLUC_FBN_1.2, whole genome shotgun sequence encodes:
- the zgc:153993 gene encoding apoptosis regulator BAX, translating into MADNREEEREEAEEPQGAVGGEDVIDDPIIERGAVILRGYVIERINTEEPSQHVSSEYLGGRPNEQQDPQIKEVVEQLIRISDEINRNTELHHLINQVQDDCARNIFMKVARKIFADGINWGRVVALFHLAYRLILKAMNSNHLENIRTIISWFLQAIRELLYSWLVQQGGWEGVIRGISRWRTLTIVASVALVAAIVYYRKTR; encoded by the exons ATGGCTGACAAccgagaagaggagagagaggaagcagaGGAACCTCAGGGCGCCGTGGGTGGGGAAG ATGTCATTGATGATCCCATCATAGAGCGAGGAGCAGTGATCCTTAGAGG GTATGTGATTGAACGTATAAACACAGAGGAGCCCAGTCAACACGTGTCCTCTGAGTATCTGGGAGGAAGGCCAAATGAACAACAGGATCCCCAAATTAAAGAAGTGGTGGAACAGCTGATCAGGATTTCAGATGAGATAAACCGGAACACTGAGCTCCATCA TCTGATTAACCAAGTTCAGGACGACTGTGCTCGGAACATCTTCATGAAGGTGGCCAGGAAAATCTTTGCTGATGGCATCAACTGGGGTCGAGTGGTGGCTCTCTTCCATCTGGCCTACAGACTCATACtcaag GCGATGAACTCCAACCATCTAGAAAACATCCGAACAATCATCAGCTGGTTTCTGCAGGCCATCAGAGAGTTGCTCTACTCCTGGCTCGTACAGCAGGGAGGCTGG GAGGGGGTGATCCGTGGTATTTCACGCTGGAGGACACTAACCATAGTAGCATCAGTAGCATTGGTGGCAGCTATTGTTTACTACAGGAAGACCCGCTGA